From Pseudoalteromonas sp. DL-6, one genomic window encodes:
- a CDS encoding DUF2721 domain-containing protein produces MTLTTPGLLFPAISLLLLAYTNRFLVLAQLIRELNAREGESIRPVVVAQITNLRKRIKLIRTMQVYGVAAFLLCTLSMFALFIEFNTTGIILFGVSLSCLSLSLLTSLFEIHISCDAIEIELQNIENKPLSNRVSKNFIEPNSKSKNSN; encoded by the coding sequence ATGACGCTAACTACTCCAGGTTTACTTTTTCCAGCAATCTCGTTGTTGTTACTCGCCTATACAAACCGATTTTTAGTGCTAGCGCAACTAATACGAGAACTGAATGCGCGTGAAGGAGAGTCAATTCGTCCTGTTGTGGTGGCGCAAATAACCAACCTTAGAAAGCGAATAAAATTAATAAGAACCATGCAAGTATACGGAGTGGCTGCTTTTTTATTATGTACGCTATCTATGTTCGCATTATTTATAGAATTTAATACCACGGGCATTATTTTATTTGGTGTCAGTTTAAGTTGCTTAAGCTTGTCTTTACTCACCTCCTTATTTGAAATTCACATCTCGTGTGATGCCATAGAAATTGAATTACAAAACATTGAAAATAAGCCTTTAAGCAACAGAGTGAGTAAAAATTTTATTGAGCCTAACTCTAAAAGCAAAAACAGCAATTAA
- the glpG gene encoding rhomboid family intramembrane serine protease GlpG — protein sequence MIELGSLTNPRAAQGFIDYLKSQGLSGQIRTEDGHTLVISVAPEDFHAVQPLWNEFAKNPNHERYQQASWQVGTTQSPLKYQGQSLNLVARFKALSWLNQGVSILSIVVYVAFLFGAFEPIYMALQFNPASPLTWLTPAIVHFSAMHIVFNLIWWVSLGDNIEKQCGKSSLIGLFLVTALISNWAQYLMVGPNFGGLSGVVYGLLGFCWIYSALNPKQPALVTTSIVGFMLVWLVLGFADVLFVGMANWAHLGGLVSGMAFAYTAQLFKTKSA from the coding sequence ATGATAGAGCTAGGCAGCCTAACTAATCCCCGCGCTGCACAGGGCTTTATAGATTACCTAAAAAGCCAAGGGCTTTCAGGGCAAATTCGTACTGAGGATGGCCATACGCTTGTTATTAGTGTGGCACCTGAAGACTTTCATGCAGTGCAACCTTTATGGAACGAATTTGCTAAAAACCCTAATCATGAGCGTTATCAACAAGCATCATGGCAAGTGGGTACTACGCAGTCACCCTTAAAGTATCAGGGGCAGTCGCTTAATTTAGTCGCCCGTTTTAAAGCGTTAAGTTGGCTTAATCAAGGTGTTAGTATTCTCAGTATTGTAGTTTATGTTGCCTTTTTATTTGGTGCGTTTGAACCTATTTACATGGCGTTGCAGTTCAATCCTGCGTCACCACTTACTTGGTTAACACCTGCTATTGTACATTTTAGCGCTATGCATATTGTGTTTAACTTAATCTGGTGGGTATCGCTGGGTGATAACATTGAAAAACAATGCGGTAAGTCGAGTTTAATCGGGCTGTTTTTAGTTACCGCTTTAATAAGTAATTGGGCACAATACTTAATGGTCGGTCCTAACTTTGGTGGCCTTAGCGGCGTTGTATATGGGTTGTTAGGCTTTTGTTGGATTTACAGCGCGCTTAACCCTAAACAGCCTGCACTGGTAACAACCTCGATTGTTGGTTTTATGCTGGTATGGTTAGTACTTGGGTTTGCAGATGTATTATTTGTTGGAATGGCTAATTGGGCACATTTAGGTGGGCTTGTTAGCGGTATGGCTTTTGCTTATACCGCTCAGCTTTTTAAAACAAAAAGCGCCTAA
- the glpE gene encoding thiosulfate sulfurtransferase GlpE translates to MAFKHISIAQTLELLDKEDVVIADIRDPNSYQAGHIPGSEALSNANIAQFMMEKEFDQPIIIVCYHGMSSQGAASYLVEQGFEDVYSMDGGFTAWEAAYKDKVAR, encoded by the coding sequence ATGGCATTTAAACATATATCAATCGCACAAACCCTCGAACTACTAGACAAAGAGGATGTGGTGATTGCCGATATTCGCGATCCTAATTCGTATCAGGCAGGGCACATTCCTGGCTCTGAAGCACTTTCAAATGCAAATATCGCCCAATTTATGATGGAAAAAGAGTTTGACCAGCCGATTATTATTGTTTGTTATCACGGCATGAGTTCACAGGGCGCTGCAAGCTACTTAGTAGAGCAAGGCTTTGAAGATGTTTATAGCATGGATGGTGGTTTTACTGCATGGGAAGCCGCTTACAAGGATAAAGTAGCACGATGA
- the ubiA gene encoding 4-hydroxybenzoate octaprenyltransferase, producing the protein MKLAALSVHHIPFYIQLMRIDKPIGTLLLLWPTYWALWIANEGLPSLTNFIVFTLGVIVMRSAGCVINDFADRKIDGSVKRTCQRPLATGAVSSGEAISLFLLLVAIAFILVLMLNTNTILLSFGALGLAFCYPFMKRYTQLPQVVLGAAFGWAIPMAFMASTNSLPVQAWLLFIANICWTVAYDTMYAMVDRDDDLKIGVKSTAILFASYDRHIIALLNLSFFALMVLIGGISDVGFSFWVGLAVAAMLLIYQQRLIHLRQRDNCFKAFLNNHYVGLAIFMGLLFSYPVLV; encoded by the coding sequence ATGAAATTAGCCGCTTTGTCAGTTCATCATATTCCCTTTTACATCCAGTTAATGCGAATAGATAAGCCCATAGGCACTTTATTGCTGCTTTGGCCAACTTATTGGGCACTGTGGATTGCGAACGAAGGTCTGCCTAGCTTAACTAATTTCATTGTGTTTACCCTTGGGGTAATAGTTATGCGCAGCGCTGGATGCGTTATTAATGATTTTGCAGATAGAAAAATTGATGGCTCAGTAAAACGTACTTGTCAGCGTCCGCTAGCGACCGGAGCGGTAAGTAGTGGCGAAGCAATTAGTTTGTTTTTATTACTCGTTGCCATCGCCTTTATATTAGTCTTAATGCTTAATACCAATACTATTTTGTTATCGTTTGGTGCGCTTGGATTAGCGTTTTGTTATCCCTTTATGAAACGTTACACGCAACTTCCTCAAGTTGTATTGGGCGCGGCTTTTGGCTGGGCAATCCCTATGGCTTTTATGGCGTCAACAAACTCTCTCCCCGTGCAGGCATGGTTGCTATTTATTGCCAATATTTGCTGGACGGTGGCTTACGACACTATGTACGCCATGGTTGATAGGGACGATGATTTAAAAATAGGAGTTAAATCAACCGCTATTTTATTCGCTAGTTATGACCGCCATATTATAGCGCTACTTAACTTGAGCTTTTTTGCGTTGATGGTTTTAATAGGCGGGATAAGTGACGTTGGTTTTAGTTTTTGGGTGGGATTAGCAGTTGCTGCAATGCTACTAATATATCAACAGCGCTTGATTCATTTACGCCAGCGAGATAATTGTTTTAAAGCATTTTTAAATAACCATTATGTGGGATTAGCTATTTTTATGGGTTTATTATTTTCTTACCCCGTTTTAGTTTAA
- a CDS encoding 2OG-Fe(II) oxygenase produces MNNFTATEIYLEHIETHGYAIIENAIDSDLMSELMADCYRINPHFSLAGIGRLNNLQIDDTVRKDKTYWFDGSSNAQLGYQQLMEAVRNTLNRNFFMGLFDYECHYAKYTQGDFYKKHVDAFKGRSNRVFTTVLYLNSPEKGGELVIYKPKSKDIEIVIKPTAGTLVLFESERFVHEVLPAVDNRYSIAGWFRKNASISGIIDPPR; encoded by the coding sequence ATGAACAACTTTACCGCTACTGAAATTTATTTAGAGCACATTGAAACGCATGGCTATGCCATTATTGAAAACGCTATTGATAGTGACTTAATGTCTGAGCTAATGGCTGATTGTTATAGAATAAACCCCCACTTTAGCCTTGCCGGTATTGGTCGATTAAATAATTTGCAAATCGATGATACTGTTCGTAAAGACAAAACCTATTGGTTTGATGGCAGTTCAAATGCACAACTTGGCTACCAGCAATTAATGGAAGCAGTTCGTAATACGCTTAATCGAAATTTCTTTATGGGCTTGTTTGATTATGAATGTCACTATGCAAAATATACCCAAGGTGATTTTTATAAAAAACATGTGGATGCATTTAAAGGTCGTTCAAACCGTGTTTTTACTACTGTATTGTATTTGAACTCTCCTGAGAAAGGCGGAGAGCTGGTTATTTACAAGCCTAAAAGTAAAGACATAGAAATAGTGATAAAACCCACTGCAGGCACCTTGGTATTATTTGAAAGCGAACGCTTCGTACATGAGGTACTTCCGGCTGTTGACAACCGCTACTCAATTGCTGGCTGGTTCAGAAAGAACGCGTCAATTAGTGGTATTATCGACCCACCCCGTTAA
- the tsaD gene encoding tRNA (adenosine(37)-N6)-threonylcarbamoyltransferase complex transferase subunit TsaD, with protein sequence MRILGIESSCDETGIAIYDDEKGLLAHQLYSQVKVHADYGGVVPELASRDHVRKTLPLIDAAFAQAGCGPEDLDGIAYTAGPGLVGALLVGTSIGRSLAYGWDIPAVAVHHMEGHLLAPMLEENVPEFPFIALLVSGGHTMMVKVAGIGQYEVLGESVDDAAGEAFDKTAKLLGLDYPGGPRLAKMAEQGVAKRFVFPRPMTDKPGLDFSFSGLKTAASIAIRENDSDEQTKADIAHAFQTAVIDTLVIKCKRALKQTGIKRLVIAGGVSANTQLRLQLERVMQGMKGEVYYPRTEFCTDNGAMIAYAGMQRLKAGQFATLDMKTKPRWPIDSLEAI encoded by the coding sequence ATGCGAATTTTAGGCATTGAATCATCATGCGATGAAACTGGTATTGCTATTTATGATGATGAAAAAGGGTTACTAGCCCATCAATTATATAGCCAAGTAAAAGTACATGCTGATTACGGTGGTGTGGTACCTGAGCTTGCATCTCGCGATCATGTACGTAAAACATTGCCGCTTATCGATGCGGCATTTGCACAAGCTGGCTGTGGACCTGAAGATTTAGACGGTATTGCCTACACGGCAGGGCCTGGTTTAGTGGGGGCATTGTTGGTAGGCACCTCAATTGGTCGCTCTTTAGCGTATGGTTGGGATATTCCAGCGGTGGCAGTGCATCATATGGAAGGGCATTTATTAGCGCCAATGCTTGAGGAAAACGTTCCCGAATTCCCATTTATTGCTTTACTGGTTTCTGGCGGTCATACCATGATGGTAAAGGTCGCGGGCATTGGCCAATACGAAGTATTGGGTGAGTCGGTAGATGACGCTGCAGGTGAAGCATTTGATAAAACAGCTAAATTACTTGGGCTTGATTACCCTGGCGGCCCTCGTTTAGCTAAAATGGCTGAGCAAGGGGTTGCCAAACGATTTGTTTTTCCACGCCCGATGACAGATAAGCCTGGTCTTGATTTTAGTTTTAGTGGCCTAAAAACCGCCGCTTCGATTGCTATTCGTGAAAATGATAGCGACGAGCAAACTAAAGCAGATATTGCCCATGCATTTCAAACAGCTGTTATAGATACTTTAGTGATTAAGTGTAAAAGAGCACTAAAGCAAACGGGTATTAAACGTTTAGTAATAGCCGGTGGTGTGAGTGCTAATACACAACTACGTTTGCAATTAGAGCGTGTGATGCAAGGTATGAAGGGCGAAGTGTATTACCCTCGCACTGAGTTTTGTACCGACAATGGCGCAATGATTGCTTATGCTGGTATGCAGCGTTTAAAAGCGGGGCAGTTTGCTACGCTTGATATGAAAACTAAACCGCGCTGGCCAATCGATAGCTTAGAAGCAATATAG
- a CDS encoding glycine C-acetyltransferase, protein MRASAFFSQLQQQIEDVKAEGLYKNERVITSQQQAQIEVASGDKVINFCANNYLGLANSPELIKAAQQGLNDHGFGVASVRFICGTQDIHKTLEKKISQFLETEDTILYSSCFDANTGLFETILGADDAIISDSLNHASIIDGVRLCKAKRFRYANNDMADLEKQLIAADEAGAKTKLIATDGVFSMDGVICNLEAVCDLADKYDALVMVDDSHAVGFVGENGKGTPEYCNVLDRVDIITGTLGKALGGASGGYTSGKKEIVEWLRQRSRPYLFSNSLAPSIVTASIKVLEMLENGGELRAKLWSNAKYFREQMEAAGFTCAGKDHAIIPVMLGDAKVASLMADKLLAEGIYVTGFSFPVVPKGQARIRTQISAAHSKEQLDIAIAAFTRIGKEIGVI, encoded by the coding sequence ATGAGAGCATCTGCTTTTTTTAGCCAATTACAACAGCAAATTGAAGACGTTAAAGCTGAAGGTTTGTACAAAAATGAACGTGTTATCACTTCACAGCAGCAAGCTCAAATTGAAGTGGCATCAGGCGATAAAGTTATTAATTTTTGTGCTAACAACTACTTAGGTTTAGCTAACAGCCCAGAACTTATTAAAGCTGCGCAACAAGGCTTAAATGATCATGGCTTTGGTGTTGCCTCAGTGCGTTTTATTTGTGGTACCCAAGATATCCATAAAACGCTTGAGAAAAAAATCAGTCAATTCTTAGAAACTGAAGACACCATTTTGTATTCATCATGTTTTGATGCGAATACGGGCTTGTTTGAAACTATTTTAGGTGCAGACGATGCGATTATTTCTGATTCATTAAACCATGCATCTATTATTGATGGCGTGCGTTTATGTAAAGCAAAACGTTTCCGTTATGCAAATAACGATATGGCAGATTTAGAAAAGCAATTAATTGCAGCCGATGAAGCCGGTGCTAAAACTAAACTAATTGCTACTGATGGCGTGTTCTCAATGGATGGCGTTATTTGTAATTTAGAAGCAGTGTGTGATTTAGCCGACAAATACGACGCACTCGTTATGGTTGATGATTCACATGCCGTTGGTTTTGTTGGCGAAAACGGTAAAGGTACACCTGAGTACTGTAATGTACTCGACCGTGTTGATATTATTACTGGTACCTTAGGCAAAGCGCTTGGTGGAGCCTCTGGTGGTTATACCTCAGGTAAAAAAGAAATTGTTGAGTGGCTTCGTCAACGTTCACGTCCATACTTATTCTCAAACTCATTAGCGCCTTCAATTGTAACGGCATCAATCAAAGTGTTAGAAATGCTTGAAAATGGCGGTGAGCTTCGCGCTAAGCTATGGTCAAATGCTAAATACTTCCGCGAGCAAATGGAAGCGGCAGGTTTTACCTGTGCAGGTAAAGATCATGCGATTATTCCAGTGATGCTAGGAGACGCCAAAGTAGCGTCACTTATGGCTGATAAGCTATTGGCTGAAGGGATTTATGTAACTGGCTTTTCATTCCCTGTTGTACCAAAAGGTCAGGCGCGTATTCGTACCCAAATTTCTGCAGCGCACAGCAAGGAACAGCTTGATATAGCCATTGCAGCCTTTACCCGTATTGGTAAAGAGATTGGTGTTATTTAA
- a CDS encoding chorismate lyase has product MITFPLSLSADWQNTAQVSGLSSAEQEWLFEPHSLTAKLKSQSQHFAVKVLSEQKVDLSQSQQALLSEQVNTVLNREVLLLCDEQPIVYAQSWLPITSNNTNNQLHNMGERPLGDVIFQDPALKRTDIEIARFDDNHSLQSLVSELNLPNRPLLGRRSVFSLHNYQFLVCEVFLPGAYLYS; this is encoded by the coding sequence GTGATTACTTTTCCTCTTTCTTTATCTGCTGATTGGCAGAATACTGCTCAAGTCAGTGGCTTATCTAGCGCTGAGCAAGAGTGGTTATTTGAACCCCATTCTTTAACGGCTAAATTAAAAAGTCAGTCTCAGCACTTTGCTGTAAAAGTGTTGAGCGAGCAAAAAGTAGACCTTTCGCAATCACAGCAAGCGTTATTAAGTGAACAGGTAAACACGGTGCTTAACCGTGAAGTGTTACTGTTGTGTGATGAACAACCGATTGTTTATGCTCAAAGTTGGTTGCCAATAACAAGTAACAATACAAACAATCAGCTGCACAATATGGGAGAGCGCCCGTTAGGTGATGTGATATTTCAAGATCCTGCGTTAAAGCGGACCGATATTGAAATTGCGCGCTTTGATGATAACCACTCATTGCAGTCACTGGTGAGCGAACTTAATTTACCGAACCGTCCCTTACTGGGAAGACGCAGCGTATTTTCTTTACACAACTATCAATTTTTGGTTTGTGAGGTTTTTTTACCAGGAGCTTATTTATACTCATGA
- the gmhB gene encoding D-glycero-beta-D-manno-heptose 1,7-bisphosphate 7-phosphatase, with product MNGKHTNKALFLDRDGVVNVDHGYVFKSEEFEFIDGVFSTCKAFYDAGYKIIVVTNQSGIGRGYYSEADFFALNTWMKAQFSHHQIEITDVYFCPHHPKNALPAYLTDCDCRKPAPGMLLQGIKDHHIDPTLSVMVGDKLGDMQAAISANIRTKVLVRSGQTFDEQAAKSADYVCDSIKELPVLLADLI from the coding sequence ATGAATGGTAAACACACAAATAAGGCGCTTTTTTTAGACCGTGATGGTGTAGTAAATGTTGACCATGGCTATGTATTTAAAAGCGAAGAGTTTGAATTTATAGATGGTGTGTTTTCAACGTGTAAAGCATTTTATGACGCGGGCTATAAAATAATTGTTGTAACTAACCAATCAGGTATTGGTCGAGGTTATTACTCAGAAGCCGATTTTTTTGCCCTTAACACATGGATGAAAGCGCAGTTTAGTCATCATCAAATTGAAATTACTGATGTTTATTTTTGTCCACATCATCCTAAAAATGCATTGCCAGCGTATTTAACAGATTGCGATTGTAGAAAGCCAGCGCCCGGGATGTTGTTACAAGGAATAAAAGATCATCATATAGACCCTACACTGAGTGTCATGGTAGGGGATAAATTAGGTGATATGCAAGCTGCTATTAGTGCCAATATACGCACTAAAGTGCTAGTTCGTTCGGGGCAAACGTTTGACGAGCAAGCCGCAAAATCTGCAGACTATGTTTGTGACTCAATCAAGGAACTACCTGTTTTGCTTGCTGATCTCATTTAA
- a CDS encoding LysR family transcriptional regulator: MRFEQLEQFVALGLLRHFRQAAEQTQISTSALTRSIQTLETELGYELVTRSTRSVKLTQAGELFLDFAKNTLNELEQIKHRAFQSINGTEEKKLVIGYTTTTSSIVPITCGEFLSQYPHIKIEMQLQNKTELHRKLLQGEIDISVCSQIVNSIGSDIQLPDQLILFCSKQHPLANKSDISKKELESYPMFSCFSQSKQVQSMLNEVIDSLNKVSTIKVGSIEQVMAGLEKSDHFAIAGIEHTSSVAENHNLIQLKTNNDISHEQLIVQTSQQIEAGEHVDHLLSLIKKVSRA, encoded by the coding sequence GTGAGATTTGAACAATTAGAACAATTTGTAGCGCTTGGCCTACTTCGTCATTTTAGGCAAGCTGCAGAACAAACCCAAATCAGCACATCTGCGTTAACTCGTAGTATTCAAACTCTTGAAACCGAGCTTGGCTACGAACTTGTTACCCGCTCTACTCGTTCGGTTAAATTAACTCAAGCTGGGGAGCTTTTCCTCGACTTTGCTAAAAATACCCTCAATGAGTTAGAGCAAATAAAACACCGCGCTTTTCAATCGATTAATGGCACTGAAGAGAAAAAACTAGTCATTGGTTACACCACAACAACCAGCAGCATAGTGCCAATTACCTGCGGTGAGTTTTTAAGCCAGTACCCTCATATTAAAATTGAAATGCAGCTGCAAAACAAAACTGAGCTTCATAGAAAGTTACTTCAAGGTGAAATTGACATTAGTGTATGCTCGCAAATAGTCAATAGTATTGGTAGCGACATACAATTACCTGATCAGCTTATTTTGTTTTGCTCAAAACAACACCCATTAGCAAATAAAAGCGATATTAGTAAAAAAGAACTCGAAAGTTATCCAATGTTCAGTTGTTTTTCACAGTCAAAACAAGTGCAATCAATGCTGAATGAAGTGATTGATTCATTAAATAAAGTTTCAACAATTAAAGTGGGCAGTATTGAGCAGGTAATGGCTGGACTTGAAAAATCAGACCATTTTGCCATTGCCGGTATTGAACACACTAGCTCTGTGGCAGAAAACCACAATCTAATTCAGCTTAAGACCAATAACGATATTAGCCATGAGCAACTTATTGTGCAAACCAGCCAGCAGATTGAGGCAGGTGAGCATGTTGACCACCTACTCTCGCTAATCAAGAAAGTTTCAAGAGCATAA
- a CDS encoding DUF2007 domain-containing protein: MQNINNSDSNITSFDWVTLYNAENSLEANIIKGLILNAGIECQIKGEMLQGAMGEIPFEQTQVSVQVYAIKERHAREILVNYQQVKQSAPDWVCPNCNEHNGSTFDFCWSCGTLKNDKSE; the protein is encoded by the coding sequence TTGCAAAATATTAATAATAGCGATTCAAATATAACATCATTTGATTGGGTTACGCTTTATAACGCAGAAAATAGTTTAGAGGCCAATATAATAAAAGGATTGATTCTTAATGCGGGAATTGAGTGTCAAATTAAAGGCGAAATGCTGCAAGGTGCAATGGGCGAGATCCCGTTTGAGCAAACACAAGTAAGTGTGCAGGTTTATGCGATAAAAGAGCGCCATGCACGCGAAATATTGGTAAACTATCAGCAAGTAAAACAATCCGCTCCAGATTGGGTGTGCCCTAACTGTAATGAGCATAATGGATCAACATTTGATTTTTGTTGGTCATGTGGGACTTTAAAGAATGACAAAAGCGAATAA
- the plsY gene encoding glycerol-3-phosphate 1-O-acyltransferase PlsY, giving the protein MLVILMFVLAYLLGSISSAILVSRLFKLPDPRTNGSNNPGATNVYRLGGAFPACLVLIFDILKGTIPVWGAYFLKLEPLELGLIAVAACLGHMYPLFFSFKGGKAVATAFGSLLPIGLSLGGLLIGTWLIIVAITRYSSLAALVSVTLAPLYTWWIKPLYTLPVTFITLLIIIRHRTNIVRLFKGEEPKVGTKQVPTDDKK; this is encoded by the coding sequence GTGTTAGTCATTTTAATGTTTGTATTAGCCTATTTGCTCGGCTCGATTTCATCGGCCATTTTAGTGTCGCGGCTATTCAAACTTCCCGATCCACGCACAAATGGCTCCAACAACCCAGGAGCAACCAATGTCTACCGCTTAGGTGGGGCATTCCCCGCATGCTTAGTATTAATATTTGATATTTTAAAGGGCACTATCCCTGTTTGGGGCGCTTACTTTTTAAAACTTGAGCCGCTAGAGCTCGGTTTAATTGCGGTTGCAGCATGCTTAGGGCACATGTACCCATTATTTTTTAGTTTTAAAGGGGGGAAAGCGGTCGCAACAGCATTTGGCTCATTACTACCGATAGGACTTTCTTTAGGTGGATTATTGATTGGTACTTGGCTGATTATTGTCGCGATTACCCGCTACTCATCCCTTGCAGCGTTAGTTTCTGTGACGCTAGCACCTTTATATACATGGTGGATAAAGCCGTTATATACCTTACCGGTGACCTTTATTACGCTACTGATCATTATTAGGCATCGTACTAATATTGTACGTTTATTTAAGGGTGAAGAACCAAAAGTAGGGACTAAACAAGTCCCTACAGATGATAAGAAGTAA
- a CDS encoding YjaG family protein, with protein MTKANNFQRIRELNYLQKAVLASALIERMLPNYGLFSEATGFGDEVILRNALNVCWEKILLPKSKIDLEKQVEKIEPNVPELADFDMFGTYPAIDAATSLLSLMHGLLAQDEQEFVNVSKISQATVARFIEYQMTVEGDVADNKAVREHPLMQYEIEVLGELIDFVEAMGRITAENVKALKKHVLADGQTNIGLAL; from the coding sequence ATGACAAAAGCGAATAATTTTCAGCGTATTAGAGAGTTAAATTACCTACAAAAAGCGGTATTGGCCAGTGCGTTAATAGAGCGTATGTTGCCTAATTATGGACTATTTAGTGAGGCTACCGGTTTTGGCGATGAGGTTATTTTACGTAATGCTTTAAATGTATGTTGGGAAAAGATACTGCTTCCTAAAAGTAAAATTGACTTAGAAAAGCAAGTCGAAAAAATTGAGCCTAATGTACCTGAGCTTGCTGATTTTGATATGTTTGGTACTTACCCTGCCATTGACGCTGCCACCTCATTATTGAGCTTAATGCATGGCCTTTTAGCGCAAGACGAGCAAGAATTTGTTAATGTGAGTAAAATATCGCAGGCAACTGTTGCTCGCTTTATTGAGTATCAAATGACGGTTGAAGGGGATGTTGCTGATAATAAAGCAGTGCGTGAACACCCACTAATGCAATACGAAATTGAGGTATTAGGTGAATTAATAGATTTTGTAGAGGCAATGGGGCGTATCACTGCTGAAAATGTAAAAGCATTGAAAAAGCATGTCCTTGCTGATGGCCAAACTAACATTGGTTTAGCACTTTAA
- the tdh gene encoding L-threonine 3-dehydrogenase — translation MKALSKLKAEPGIWMTDAPKPEVGHNDLLIKIRKTAICGTDVHIYKWDEWAQNTIPTPMVVGHEYVGEVIDMGQEVRGFNVGDRVSGEGHITCGHCRNCRAGRVHLCRNTTGVGVNREGAFAEYLVIPAFNAFKIPDNISDELASIFDPFGNAVHTALSFDLVGEDVLITGAGPIGIMAAAVAKHVGARHVVITDVNEYRLDLARKMGATRAVNVANEKLEDVAKELGMTEGFDIGLEMSGVPSAFNAMLNNMNHGGKIAMLGIPPSDMAVDWNQVIFKGLVIKGIYGREMFETWYKMASLIQSGLDLKPIITHQYSIDDFQAGFDMMISGQSGKVILNWD, via the coding sequence ATGAAAGCATTATCAAAGTTAAAAGCAGAGCCAGGCATTTGGATGACAGATGCACCAAAGCCTGAAGTGGGTCATAACGATCTGTTAATTAAGATTCGTAAAACGGCTATTTGTGGTACCGATGTTCATATTTATAAGTGGGATGAGTGGGCACAAAATACCATTCCTACGCCTATGGTGGTTGGCCACGAATATGTGGGTGAAGTAATTGACATGGGCCAAGAAGTGCGCGGTTTCAATGTTGGCGACCGTGTATCAGGTGAAGGTCATATAACCTGTGGTCATTGTCGTAACTGTCGTGCTGGTCGTGTTCATTTATGCCGTAATACAACCGGTGTGGGTGTTAACCGTGAAGGTGCATTTGCTGAGTACTTAGTTATTCCAGCATTTAATGCATTTAAAATTCCAGATAACATTAGCGATGAACTTGCCTCTATTTTTGACCCGTTTGGTAATGCAGTACATACCGCTTTATCGTTTGATTTGGTGGGTGAAGATGTATTGATCACCGGTGCAGGCCCTATTGGTATTATGGCAGCCGCAGTAGCTAAACATGTGGGTGCACGCCATGTGGTTATTACCGACGTAAATGAATACCGCCTAGACTTAGCGCGTAAAATGGGCGCCACCCGTGCTGTTAACGTCGCGAATGAAAAGCTTGAAGATGTAGCTAAAGAGCTGGGTATGACAGAGGGCTTTGATATTGGCCTCGAAATGTCAGGTGTTCCGAGTGCATTTAATGCCATGCTAAATAACATGAATCATGGCGGCAAAATTGCTATGTTAGGTATTCCACCTTCAGATATGGCGGTCGATTGGAATCAAGTTATTTTTAAAGGCTTAGTGATCAAAGGTATTTACGGTCGTGAGATGTTTGAAACCTGGTACAAAATGGCCAGCTTGATTCAATCAGGACTTGATTTAAAACCAATTATTACTCATCAATATTCAATTGATGACTTCCAAGCAGGCTTTGATATGATGATTTCAGGCCAATCAGGTAAAGTAATTCTTAACTGGGATTAA
- a CDS encoding flagellar basal body-associated protein FliL: MKKTVFTGLFILLVSLTSLSARAESTVGYFGFEPDIITNYIGPSSKKMGYVRVTVDLMLNKTSDIAIVEHHTPLLRDALVEILSKEPENKIKSLTGREQIRLKSAEKLKSLLKEETGQEIIRDLLFTKYLYH, from the coding sequence ATGAAAAAAACAGTATTTACAGGCCTTTTTATTCTTTTAGTCAGCCTAACTAGCTTATCAGCACGCGCTGAGTCTACTGTGGGTTATTTTGGGTTTGAGCCAGATATTATTACCAATTATATTGGTCCATCTAGTAAAAAAATGGGCTACGTACGTGTCACGGTTGATTTAATGCTAAATAAAACATCCGACATTGCCATTGTAGAACACCACACCCCGCTGTTACGTGATGCTTTAGTAGAGATTTTATCTAAAGAGCCTGAAAACAAAATAAAATCTTTAACAGGGCGTGAGCAAATTCGCCTTAAAAGCGCAGAAAAACTAAAAAGCTTACTTAAGGAAGAAACAGGCCAAGAAATAATCCGAGACCTGTTATTTACTAAATATTTATATCATTAG